From a region of the Acidimicrobiales bacterium genome:
- a CDS encoding sigma-70 family RNA polymerase sigma factor yields MQKQRTDTQPQEDLVRLYLNEIGRYPLLTKADEERLGAAVEDGLAAAAELDRSGSHLPTSRRRGLEARIRAGEQATTEFCQSNLRLVVSVAKRYQASGLPLLDLVQEGNLGLLHAVEKFDYKKGFKFSTYATWWIRQAITRGIANTGRTIRLPVHAGDLVSRVQRGSARLEVRLGRRPTPEEVGREVDLTPERVAEVLAMATEAVSISAPLSEDGDGELGDVMEDVTAVSPLEQVLADAVPTELARLLAVLDEREREILRLRYGLDQGQPRTLEEVGERMHLTRERIRQIESRALCKLRHPSLDTGARDLLSS; encoded by the coding sequence ATGCAGAAGCAGCGAACAGACACCCAACCGCAGGAAGACCTGGTCCGGCTGTACCTCAACGAGATCGGCCGGTACCCGCTCCTCACGAAGGCGGACGAGGAGCGCCTCGGTGCCGCGGTCGAGGACGGTCTTGCCGCCGCCGCCGAGCTCGACCGCTCGGGCTCGCATCTTCCGACCTCCCGCCGGCGCGGCCTGGAGGCCCGCATCCGCGCCGGCGAGCAGGCCACCACCGAGTTCTGCCAGTCCAACCTGCGCCTCGTCGTCTCCGTCGCCAAGCGCTACCAGGCGTCGGGCCTCCCGCTGCTCGACCTCGTGCAGGAGGGCAACCTCGGCCTGCTGCACGCCGTGGAGAAGTTCGACTACAAGAAGGGCTTCAAGTTCTCCACCTACGCCACGTGGTGGATCCGTCAGGCCATCACGCGCGGCATCGCCAACACCGGGCGCACGATCCGTCTGCCGGTCCACGCCGGCGACCTGGTCAGTCGGGTGCAGCGCGGCTCGGCCCGACTCGAGGTGCGTCTGGGGCGCAGGCCCACGCCCGAGGAGGTCGGTCGTGAGGTCGATCTCACGCCCGAGCGGGTGGCCGAGGTCCTGGCCATGGCGACGGAGGCCGTATCGATCTCGGCACCGCTGTCAGAGGACGGCGACGGTGAGCTGGGCGACGTGATGGAGGACGTGACCGCCGTGTCACCGCTCGAGCAGGTGCTGGCGGACGCCGTGCCCACCGAGCTGGCCCGGCTCCTCGCCGTCCTCGACGAGCGGGAGCGGGAGATCCTGCGGCTGCGGTACGGGTTGGACCAGGGTCAGCCGCGGACCCTGGAGGAGGTCGGCGAGCGCATGCACCTCACCCGAGAGCGCATACGCCAGATCGAGTCCCGGGCGCTGTGCAAGCTCCGCCACCCGTCGCTCGACACCGGTGCCCGGGACCTCCTCTCGAGCTGA
- a CDS encoding ferredoxin, with translation MALEIDVDLARCNGSAVCVRLAPGVFHIDRGVALVIDPEAASETAVVAAARECPTSAITVTRDGVPVT, from the coding sequence ATGGCCCTCGAGATCGACGTCGACCTGGCCCGGTGCAACGGCTCGGCCGTGTGCGTGCGTCTGGCGCCGGGCGTGTTCCACATCGACCGGGGCGTAGCCCTGGTGATCGACCCCGAGGCGGCGTCCGAGACGGCGGTCGTGGCCGCCGCCCGCGAATGCCCCACGTCGGCCATCACCGTCACGCGGGACGGCGTGCCGGTCACCTGA
- a CDS encoding AAA family ATPase: MKIAITGKGGSGKTTIAGGLIRGLAEAGHSVVAVDADPNPNLGISIGVPRDTVETMEPILNALLASGHTHNDPTPDPEDLLARYGVEAPNGITLIATGKIERPTDACLCCGSHNTTRQFFGSLPADHRTVVADLEAGLNDLMWAKPGPDDTVLVVSEPSAKSVEIARRACRLAESMGVQHILGVANRSTTDDDVTRLADVLGVDVVAVVEDPAVERADQLGVAPFDTEAGSPAMLAVAAIVERLVKG; the protein is encoded by the coding sequence GTGAAGATCGCCATCACGGGCAAGGGAGGCTCCGGCAAGACGACCATTGCGGGCGGGCTCATCCGCGGCCTGGCCGAGGCGGGCCACTCCGTCGTTGCCGTCGACGCCGATCCCAACCCGAACCTCGGCATCTCGATCGGGGTCCCGCGCGACACGGTGGAGACGATGGAGCCCATCCTCAACGCCCTCCTGGCCAGCGGTCACACCCACAACGACCCCACGCCCGATCCCGAGGACCTTCTGGCCCGCTACGGCGTGGAGGCGCCCAACGGCATCACGCTCATCGCCACCGGCAAGATCGAGCGGCCCACCGACGCCTGCTTGTGCTGCGGCTCCCACAACACCACCCGGCAGTTCTTCGGCTCCCTGCCCGCCGATCACCGCACGGTGGTCGCTGATCTCGAGGCCGGCCTCAACGACCTCATGTGGGCCAAGCCCGGCCCCGACGACACCGTGCTGGTGGTGTCCGAGCCGAGCGCCAAGTCGGTCGAGATCGCCCGCCGGGCCTGCCGGCTGGCCGAGTCGATGGGGGTGCAGCACATCCTCGGCGTGGCCAACCGGTCGACCACCGACGACGACGTCACGAGGCTGGCCGACGTGCTCGGCGTCGACGTCGTGGCCGTGGTCGAGGATCCCGCCGTCGAGCGGGCCGACCAGCTGGGCGTCGCCCCCTTCGACACCGAGGCCGGCTCTCCCGCCATGCTGGCGGTCGCCGCCATCGTGGAGCGGCTGGTCAAGGGCTGA
- a CDS encoding mismatch-specific DNA-glycosylase gives MPEAPRTSASTLRIPRERLPVVLASMHARLAPGDALRLCVPPARKGEGRGGAAGDADDAWCADELSAVVTGAGFSVDGVDATPRSLVVRATRARTLPDMVGPGMRLLVCGLNPSLYSADRGVGYARPGNRFWPAALEAGVVRRDRDPQHALTTGGVGMTDLVKRATVAAAELTGAEYRVGAARVERLVRWLEPAAICFVGLAGWRVAVDRGAVAGRQPQPFGGRPAYVMPSTSGLNAHASLADLVRHLAAAAILAAEVPRAATASAS, from the coding sequence GTGCCAGAAGCGCCCCGCACCTCTGCATCGACCCTGCGCATCCCCCGGGAGCGCCTGCCAGTCGTCCTCGCGTCGATGCATGCTCGGCTCGCTCCCGGCGACGCCCTCCGGCTCTGCGTCCCGCCGGCGCGCAAGGGCGAGGGTCGCGGCGGCGCAGCGGGCGACGCCGACGACGCGTGGTGCGCCGACGAGCTGTCGGCCGTGGTGACCGGCGCCGGCTTCTCGGTGGACGGCGTCGATGCAACGCCCCGGTCGTTGGTCGTCCGGGCCACCCGGGCCCGGACGCTGCCCGACATGGTCGGTCCCGGTATGCGGCTCCTCGTCTGCGGGCTCAACCCGAGCCTGTACTCGGCGGACCGTGGGGTCGGCTACGCCCGTCCCGGCAACCGCTTCTGGCCGGCCGCCCTCGAGGCCGGCGTCGTCCGGCGCGACCGCGACCCCCAGCATGCGCTCACCACCGGTGGCGTGGGCATGACCGACCTCGTGAAGCGGGCCACCGTGGCCGCCGCGGAGCTCACTGGCGCCGAGTACCGAGTCGGAGCCGCCCGGGTGGAGCGACTGGTGCGGTGGCTCGAGCCGGCGGCGATCTGCTTCGTCGGGCTGGCCGGTTGGCGAGTGGCCGTCGACCGCGGGGCGGTCGCCGGGAGGCAGCCGCAGCCGTTCGGCGGGCGCCCCGCGTACGTGATGCCCTCCACCAGCGGCCTCAACGCCCACGCATCGCTCGCCGACCTGGTACGGCACCTGGCCGCCGCTGCCATCCTGGCCGCGGAGGTCCCCCGCGCGGCGACGGCATCCGCCTCCTGA
- a CDS encoding HU family DNA-binding protein, whose protein sequence is MGKCLTWGPCSSLICGCTSPFQEDAVNKADLIEKVREVAGLSRSQAESAVDEALESVMSAVKAGERVTLFGFGTFNPSARAARTGRNPQTGEAVKIPASRGVRFSPAAAFKAALNPKAAGKKAAPAKKASKSASAAKASKSASAKKAAPAKKAAPAKKASPAKKAAKSTKKR, encoded by the coding sequence ATGGGGAAATGCTTGACCTGGGGGCCTTGTTCCTCTTTGATTTGTGGCTGTACTTCCCCATTCCAGGAGGATGCCGTGAACAAGGCTGATCTGATCGAGAAGGTCAGGGAGGTTGCAGGCCTCTCGAGAAGCCAGGCCGAGTCGGCGGTGGACGAGGCGCTCGAGTCCGTGATGTCGGCGGTGAAGGCCGGCGAACGGGTCACGCTGTTCGGCTTCGGCACGTTCAACCCTTCGGCGCGTGCTGCCCGCACCGGCCGCAATCCGCAGACCGGCGAGGCCGTGAAGATCCCCGCCTCCAGGGGAGTCCGGTTCTCACCCGCCGCTGCGTTCAAGGCGGCGCTCAACCCCAAGGCGGCCGGCAAGAAGGCCGCCCCCGCCAAGAAGGCTTCGAAGTCGGCGTCCGCCGCGAAGGCGAGCAAGTCGGCGTCCGCCAAGAAGGCCGCCCCCGCCAAGAAGGCTGCGCCGGCCAAGAAGGCGTCGCCGGCCAAGAAGGCGGCCAAGTCCACCAAGAAGCGCTAG